CTGCTGATGCTGGACCCTCAAGTTTTATTTTTTCCGCCTCGGACCTGCTGATTTCCAGCTGATTCGAGATTACATCAGTCAATTGTCTGCCGCCAAATGACATCTCCCGGAAAAAAACAGGCTGGTTCTTCCAGAATATGGTAAAAATGCTCTGGAGTCCGCCGATGTCCAGGAGGTAGGCAGGTTCACTGACAAGCTCCGGATAGTTGAATTCAAAGCAGTTGCTGAGGGCAAAAGCATCTACATCCACAATCCCCAGAGAAAGTCCGCCATGGTCCATGATCTTGATCAGATCCTGAACCATTTTTTTCTTGCTGGCCACAAGCATGACTTCCAGGGTATCTTCCTTACCCCCTGGTCCCATGACCTGGTAGTCCAGGTATACGTCATTGAGATCAAAAGGAATATACTGCCTGGCCTCCTTGTAAATACTCTGTTCCAGTTCCTTACGGGGTCTGGATTTGAAGAAGACCCGCTTGACTATTACCGAATGCCCTGCCATGGACGATATCACGACTCTGTCCCTGAGCCCAAGATGCTCCCATAATAATCTGGTCTTGGTCCCCTGCTGGGCCGGTCCTTCCAGATCCCTGGGCAGCCAGGGCAGCCGGGCAAGGTTTTCCAGCACGGCAGTCTTGCCCTTGCCTGAAACCTTGACCGTCTTGCCCCAGGTACTGCCAAGGTCCAATCCGCAATTTGGGATTTTTGACCTGAAAAAATTAATTCTGTTCAAAGTATTTCTGATAAGCTGCTCGCTAACTGGGCCTTATGGTCATGACCGGCATGGTGGCTGATTTGACGATTTTTTCTGCAACAGAGCCGAACAGGACCCTGTCGATTCCCTTGCGTCCGTGGGTCCCCATGATGATCATGTCAATATTTTCTGTGTCGGCATAGTTCAGGATTTCCTCAGCTGCATAACCGCTCAGAACTTGCCCGGTCACGTTGATTTCGCTGAAGTTTTCCTGAATAAAGGTATCCATTGTTTTTTCAGCGCCAGTGACGATTTCTCCCACAAAATTTTCAATGGAAGTGGGGGGAACGTGAAAGCCTACATACTGGGAAAGACTGGGTGCCACGTAAACCACCTTGACAGAAGCATCCAGGGATTTAGCAATGAGCTGGGCGTAGGAAGCGACCTTGGCGCTCATCTCGGAAAAATCAACAGCGCACATGATGTTCTTGATTTGAGTCATAACTCCTCCCTTAATTGGTGAACTTTTGCTGATAATAGTCAATGTTGCCTGATTTTTAAAGGATAAACAAGTTGTTTAAGTGTTGTTCAAGGAGAAACCGGTAATGCCTATTTTTGAGTACTATTGCGTAAAATGTAAAGAATTATTTGAAGAACTCGTCTTCAATCCTGAGAATGAAGATATTGTCTGTCCGGTCTGCAGAGAAAGGGAGCATGTCAAGCGGTGCGTCTCAGCTACAACCCGGACCAGGGGTTCAGGGAGGGTGGACAGTAATTTTTCGCCAGGTCCGGGCTGTGGGCCTGGGGCTTTTTCCTGAAAATAATTCAGAGGCTTTGGTTCAAAGCCCTATTTACCTACAGCATCAAACCGGTCGAATTTCATGGTCAGACCGGCCCGGCCCTGAGTAGCTGAACGCAGTTCAGTGGAAAATCCGAACATATGGCTCAGGGGAGTCAGGGATTTAATGATCTTCTGGCCATGATGGTCGAACATGTTTTCAATCTGGGATCCCTTGCTTCCAAGAAGGCTGACGCATTCCCCGACAAAGTCAGACGGGGTGGATATTTCCACCAGCATTATGGGCTCCAGCAGGACAGGCCCGGCCTGAGCCAGGGCCTGTTTCAGGGCCTGGAAAGAGGCCAGTCTGAATCCAACAGAGTCAGCCCCGTCTCTGGCCGCCATTTTCTTGACCCTGACCACAATGTCGGTGACTGGATAACCTTTGAGTTCACCTGCCTGGAGACCGTCCTCAATGCCTTCTTGAACAGCTCCGGTCCAGGCCTGAGACCATTGATCAAAGTCAATTTCCATGATGATTCTGTTGCCCTGGCCCCTTGGAGCGGGCTCGACCTCAAGATCCACAAAGCCGTAATGAAATTCTTCTCCCAGTTCCCTGGCATATTCAGCTTCTGTCCTGGCCCGGGTGGTGATGCTTTCCTGATAGACCACCTGGGGATTGCCAGACCTGAACTCAACCCCGTATTCCCGTTTGATCCGCTGCAGGACCACATCAAGATGCAGTTCGCCCATTCCTGACAGGATTATCTGGTCAGTGTCCTTGTGCCTCTCAAAAAACAGGGTAGGATCTTCCTGGAGGAGCTTTTCTACAGCAAAAATCAGCTTTTCCTCTTCCTGGCTGTTTTTTGGTTCCAGGGCCAGGGAAATGACCGGGGTGTAATCACTGATCTTTTCCAGGAGGACCGGGTCTTTTTCCAGGCAGAGGGTATCGCCGGTGCGGGCGTTTTTCAGCCCGGCCACAGCCACTATTTGTCCGGCCACAGCCTGATCAACCTTTTCTTTGTGATTGGCGTGGAGGGTGAATATCCTGGCTAGGCGTTCGCTTAAGGTCTGGGTGGAATTGAAAACAGTCTGACCGGCTTCCAGCCGGCCTGAATAAAGGCGCAAAAAGCAGAGCTTGCGACCGGTTTCCAGGCTGACCTTGAACACCAGGGCGGACAAAGGGGCTTTAACAGCAGGTGCAAAGGAAACCCGGTCCTTTGTCTGGGGGTGGACACCTGATGCCTGGGGCACATCCTCCGGAGAAGGGAGGTAATGGCAGACTGCGTCCATGACCGGCTGAATGCCGATGTTTTTCAGCGCTGATCCGGAAAGAACCGGAACCCCTTTGAGATCCAAAGTGGCCCTGCGAAGAGCGGCCCTTATTTTTTCAGGAGGAATTTCCCTGTTCTCCAGGTAATCCTCCATGATCTGGTCATCTATCTCAGACAAAGACTCCAGCAGGCTGTTTCTCCATTCATCCAGCAAAGGGGCTTCTGCTTTATCCGGGCGGGAAACTACAATGTCCCGGCCGGAACTGTCCTGGTCAAAGACAAGCTTACTGCCCGAAACAACGTCAAGTATTCCCTGAAAGTCTTCACCCTGGCCCAGAGGGACATGGACAGGCAGGGGAAAGGCGCCGAGCCTGCTGCGCATGGCCTGCAGAACTTCTCTGAAGTCAGCGCCTGGCCGGTCCATCTTGTTAATAAAGGCGATTTTGGGAATGTGGTATTTGGCTGACTGGCGCCACACAGTTTCACTCTGGGGTTCAACCCCGCCTACAGCGCAGAAAACAGCCACAACACCATCCAGAACCCGCAGGGCCCGGTCCACCTCAATGGTGAAGTCAACGTGTCCAGGGGTGTCAATGATGTTTACGGTTTTGTCCTGCCACAGGCATGAGGTGCAGGCTGAAGCAATGGTGATGCCTCTTTCCTGCTCTTCGGGCATGAAGTCCATGGTGGCTGTTCCTTCATGGACTTCTCCCATGCGATGAATTTTCCGGGTATAGTAAAGGATGCGCTCGGTCAGGGTGGTCTTGCCTGCGTCGATATGGGCTATGATCCCGATGTTCCTGATCTTCCTGAGGTAATCAGCAGCCAGGCCCGAAGACTTCATATTATTTTTTCTCCTTCCAGCAGTATCTTTTTGTCTTGAAAAAATCCGGGTCCAGATCCGGCCAGATCCAGAAGGCTTCCATGCCTCTGGTAAAGCCGATGGGAATGCTGGTCTTGCTGAAAATGCGGCAGGGTCCGAAAAAAATATCAAAAAAACAGCTGGCTGAGTCCAGCTCTGTTCCGATCCTGGTCATTTCCAGAGGGGCGTTCTGAACTCCGGGACCAGCTGCAAAGAATTCCACATCAGAATGATACCGGCCAAGAGCCGGATAATCAGGCTGATGGTCAGGATCGATCCAGACCAGTCCCCTTGGCCTGGCATCATGACCCAGCCGGATTTTTTTCTGAATCCGAAAGGCCCTGCTCCACAAGTCGTATCTGATATTTTGACCGCTGAGATCAACCAGGACTGAACAGTCATGGCTGTTGTGCTGTTCCAGGGGCTGCTCAAATTCATCCAGGCCGGCCAGAACGATGTTTTCTATGCCGGCAAGTTCCAGGGCAGTCAGGAGCAAGGGGTTGGGTTCATTTTTCTGGTCCAGGATTAAAAAGACGAAGATATCCGGCACACCGGCTGAAAGTGCTGGAAGCACCGCAGCCAGAAGTCTGTTCCAGGCTGGATGATCTGCTTGCATGATAAAAAAGGCATTGCTGACCGGAGCCATTAATTCTTTCTGCATGAAACCGGCCCGCATGATGTTGAATCTGGTTGATTCAATGACTGGGCCGGGGCTGTAGCAGTTAAAAAGACAGGCAATGTGTTTTTTCATCCATGACCGGGTTAGCTCTCCGGTCTGATCATAGGAGCTGGCCAGGAGTTCATCATCGGCCAGGTATTTTTCCCAAAGTCTGGACAGGGACATGAAAGACCTCCATTGCGGCCTGCCTTTTGTGTAATGAAAACAGCTTTACAGTCGATAAATTTTAAAGGTCGTGAAAGTGTTGTCAAGAGAAACCTGAGAGATGGACTGTCTGGGCAGAAGTATATTTTCCTTGCTCTGCTGGCTGAACTTTATTAATTATCTCAGATAAAAATGGCAGGAGGTTTTTATGAGGGTTTCAATATTCTGGAAGCTGATGGGCATGGTGGCGGTGACTGTCCTGCTTTTGAGCACAGCAGTCTTTTTTACCACCAATCACTTTGTATCCAAAGGTTTTGATCAGGAATCAGTCAAGACCATAACCAATTTTCAGGGTGCTGTTGCCCATCAGCTGAAAGACCTTGAAGACTTTTATCTGAAGACGGCCTACCTCCTGGCCCAGGATATTGATGTAGCCTCAGCCGTGGATTCCGGTGCCACCGGATTTCTGCGCGAATATGCCAGGGAGATCATGGAGATGACCGGGGTGGAATTCGTGACCATATCCAATACTGAAGGGGTGGTGGTGGCCAGGGGGCATTCAGACCGCTCCGGTGACAGTGTACTTGGTCAGTATAATGTCCGCCAGGCCCTGGAAGATAATCCAGTGGTGGGCATTGAGTCCGGTACAGTGGTCCGGTTTTCCCTTAGGGCCGGATACCCGGTCAAGCTTTTTGACCGGATAGTCGGGGTAGTCACTCTGGGTATGGACCTTGGCTCCAATGCCTTTGTGGACTCGGTCCGGGAAAGGCTGGGGGTGGAGACAACCATTTTTGAAGGTGACACCAGGCTGGCCACCACCATCATGAGCAACGGACAGAGGGCCACTGGGACCAGAATGGATAATCCCCTGGTCATTGAAACCGTTCTCAGGGGCTCTCAGGTTTTTCTGGACCGGAATCTGATTCTGGGCAGGATGTACGATACAGCCTACTGGCCCATCAAGGACATCCAGGGACAGACTGCAGGCATGTATTTCATCGGCATTGACCGGGAGACCATTGAAGAAGCCCAGTGGGCCACCCTTTCTTCCATCCTGTGGATGAGCCTGCTCATCGGAGCGGTCATGCTGCTGGCCGGTTTTTTCTTTGCAAAGAGCATTGCCAGACCCCTGGTCCGGGCCACTGGTTTTGCCATGGATATTTCCCAGGGCAATCTTGGACACTCCCTGGACATCAGGAACAGGGATGAAATAGGTGATCTGGCCGGGGCCATGAACAAGGTCCGGGACAGCATCCAGGGAATCATCAGGGATGTTGGGAAGCTCTCGGACAATGTCCGGCATGGGAAAATTACATATGCCATTGCTGCTGACAGCTATTCCGGGGCTTATAAGGACCTGGTGGAGGACATAAACGGATCTTCAGAATCCATTGTCAATTATCTGGACAACCTGCCCACTCCGGCCATGATTGTGGATACGAACTGTACCATTCTCTGGATGAATAAAAAGGCCCTTGAATCCGCTGAATCTGACCCGGTCAACCAGAACTGCCGGACGGTTTACAGTATGGAGGGGTGCGGAACTGAAAGCTGTGCCACCAAAAGGTGCATGGCCACCAACAAATATGAATACGATGAATCAGAACTGACCGTGGGGGACAAAACCTGTTATCTTGCTTATCACAGTGTGCCTATCCAGGATGCCCAGGGAGAGACTGTTGGAGCCTTTGAAGCCCAGGTGGATCTGACTGACATCAAGAATGCCCAGAAAAAGATGGTCGAGGTGGCCCAGAGTGCCAACGAGGTTTCTGATCGCCTGTCCTCTGCTGCAGAAGAGCTTTCCGCTCAGGTGGAACAATCCAGCCGCGGAGCTGAAGAGCAGAAGGAAAGGGCCGGAGAAACTGCCACTGCCATGGAGGAGATGAACGCAACTGTTCTGGAGGTGGCCAAGAATGCTTCCAGTGCAGCCCAGGATTCAGACCAGGCCAGAGATAAGGCCCATAAGGGATCAGAAGTGGTGACCAGGGCTGTTTCAGCCATTAACCAGGTCCATGAGCAGGCCGGCAAGATGAAGGAGGATCTGGATTCCCTGGGCAGACAGGCTGAAGAAATAGGCAGGATTATGAATGTCATTGATGATATTGCCGACCAGACTAATCTCCTGGCCTTGAACGCGGCCATTGAAGCAGCCAGGGCTGGTGAGGCCGGGCGGGGCTTTGCCGTGGTGGCAGATGAGGTCAGAAAACTGGCTGAAAAGACCATGAATGCCACCAAGGAGGTGGGTCAGTCCATTACCAGTATTCAGGAAGGGACCAAATCCAATATCCAGGGCATGGACAGAGCTGCCCAGCTGGTGGAAGAGGCCACTGCCCTGGCCAATGAGTCCGGTGACGTTCTCAAGGAGATCGTGGGCCTGGTGGAAGCAGCAGCAGATCAGGTCCGGTCCATTGCCACAGCTACTGAAGAGCAGTCAGCAGCCAGTGAAGAGGTCAACAGGAGTATTGAGGACATCAACAGGATTTCAGCAGAAACCAGCGATGTCATGAATCAGTCAGCCCAGGCCATCAGCGAGCTGGCCAAGCTGGCCAATGAACTGCAGGGGTTGATTGAAAGGCTGAGACAGGTGTAATTACTGTCTGCGGGAAGTGCGGTTGAACAAAGACGATTCAGACAAAACAGGGATCAAAGCAAGGCCGGGCCGGCTGTTCAGGGCTGCCCGGCTGACCCTTCTTTTGGGGTTGGCCGGCCTTGTGCTCCTGCTCCTGGCAGGACCGGCTGCTCTTGAACAGGTCTTAACCCGGCAATTGCGTCAGGCCGGTCTGGAAGACCCCGGGCTGAAGGTGCTGGCAGTCAATCATAAAGGCCTTCATCTTGGCCGGGTATCCTTTACCCAGCCCAGACTGGACATTGATCACGTTTCTGTGTCCTATTCACTGGGGAGTCTGGTCAGGGGGCGAGTAGATGAAATTTTTATCAGCGGTTTTAATCTCCATCTAGGTCTGACAGGTAATGGCCTTGATCCTGGCTTCCCGGAACAAGGTCCTTCTTCAGGGTCCGGCCTGGTCCTTCCATTCAGCCGGGCTCAAATCAATTCTTCATTCCTGACTTTAACATTCCAGGGCAGAAAGCTTGCAATCCCTTTTTCAGCCCGGGCTGATGTCCAGGAGAAAGAGCTGAAGTTCCGGGCAGACCCTAAACTTCCTGGAGTGCCGGTCATTATTTTCGGGCAAAGCAACCTGGAAAACCTGGCTACGGAAGTAGGAGTCAGGGCCTTTTCCAGCACCACAGCTCCTTTGTCTGGAAATATTTCTGATGAGACTTCAATCCCGGTCAGCAGTCTGCTGGAGGCCGGACTAAGTCTGGACTGGGAATTGGACTCCCAGGGCAAAGGCAGAGGCAGAGTGGAGATCAAGGCCAGGTCTTCGGGGTTCAAAGCTGGTCTGGCAGACACCCGCCTGGAGCTGGACCAGGGATATTTTTCAGTTGGAGCGTATCTGGATGAAGCTCTTTTTTTTGAAGAGCTGCAGGCAGAGTTGAATCTGTCCAGACTGAGTTTTAATGAATTTTTTCTGGAAGATGTATCTTTAAGCCTGAATGATGTGGGCGCAGCCCTGGTTCTGTCCATGGAGGCAGCCAGACCTGTCCAGGGGGTTTTCAGGCTTCAGGTCGCCCAGCCCACTGTAAATGATTTTTTTTTCAAAGGTCATGACTACCAGGCTGAATTTGGGTGGAGTGCCTGGGCTGAATCCCCTTGGGAAGCTTTAAGGGGATTCATGCCAATGGAGCTGCTGGCGGAAAAGCCCTTGACATTGCAGGGTAAAGGTTCTGGTCGGGCCCATGTCACTGGTCAGGACTGGTTTGTGGAGGTGGGTGTCCATGAATCAGAGCTGGGGCCAATTGATGTTGCTGCACCGGATTTTTTTCTGGGGCTGGACCAGTTTTTTCTTGCCTGGTCAGGAAACCTGCTGGCCGGACCTGATGAGGTTAAAATTCGTACTGACCCCAAAACCAGGCTTAAAATTCAGAATATTCTTTATGAATCACCACAAACCAGGCTCAGCCTCCAGGGCCTTGAATTCCGTCCGGATTTTGAGTTGAATCTGGCTGGTAATGGTGACCTGAAAATATCCGGATCAGGCAAAAGTACCGGCAGATTTGAAGCCAGACTCAATGAAGCCAGGATCACGGGTGAGGCTTTTAAGGCTGAAGCAGACCTTCAATTTGCTTCTCAGCAGAATATGAAGGGCCTGGTCAGGCTCATGACCGATCTGAGCCTGGTGGATATCCCGGAGTCCAGCCTCAGAATCAGGGACATCAGCCTGGATATTCCGGCAGGGTTTGGCCTTGATACTCCGGGGCCAGGCAGTTTTTCCACCGGCTCGCTGATCTGGCAGGATCTGACCTGGTCTGGTCTGAAGGGACAGGCTGCTGTGCAGGACAACCTGGTCCGGATTAACGGATCATGGCCGTTTCTAAAGAATGCTGAACTGGACTTCACTTCAGAGCTGGATATTGATTCTGGCCAGGCAGTTTCCGGACGTTTGGCAGCCCGCACCGGATGGTTTGAGCTGCCGGAAAAGGATTTTCTGGTCCGGATCTCCCCGGCTTTTGAGTCTTTTGATGTTCAAGGGTCCATGATGGCCGGCCTTGATCTGACCTTAAAAGGGGCTGCTCTGGATCCGGATTTGAAAGTTGAATTCAGAGACCTGAACTTGATCTATCCGGACATGGATCTGGAACTAACCGGAATCAAAGGCAGAATAGGGCTTGACAGTTTTTCCCCCTTGACCAGCCCAGGGAATCAGCGCATAGATGTTGCTAAGCTTAAGATAGGCAAGATCGAACTGGTTAACGGATTTGCAACCTTCAGACTGGACTCTGCGGATCGACTTTTCCTGGAAAGAACCAGGTGGAACTTTCCAGAAGGGGGCTTTGTTGCGGCCCACGCTTCCAGGTTCGACCTGGGGGATATGAGTGCGGATTTTGAGTTTTTCTTTGAAGACATTGATTTATTGCAGCTGGTGTCCAGGCTGAGCCAGGAAAAAATTGTCGGCAGCGGCCTGGTTTATGGCCGGGTCCCTGTCATATTTGAAGGGGGCCGGGTGATCTTGGAAGATGGATATCTATATTCAGTTCCAGGAACAGGTCGGCTTGGGATCAGGGATGAGGAATGGCTGGAAGTGCTGCTTCTGTATGTACGGGAGGCTATGAGGGGTCATCCCTATCTGAGCACAGTTTCTCAGCGCCTGGAGCAGGCCCTCAGGGATTTTGAATATAACTTCCTGGCCGTGAACCTGACCCGGGGAATGCTGGATACTTCAGCCAGGATAGAGCTCCGGGGCAGGGGGGTTGAGGGCGATCCCCCCCAGGAAGTGGGCGGTCTGGTCATAAATGTCAATGACCTGGGGGAGATCATCAATCGGGTCCTGCATTTCCAGATTTCCAAAGAAGAGTCCATTGAACGGGCCCTGGAAGGGCTGTTTGACTTTTGATCTTTTCCCAAATTAAGCGTTTTTTCATGTG
This genomic window from Desulfonatronovibrio hydrogenovorans DSM 9292 contains:
- the pilM gene encoding type IV pilus assembly protein PilM, coding for MNRINFFRSKIPNCGLDLGSTWGKTVKVSGKGKTAVLENLARLPWLPRDLEGPAQQGTKTRLLWEHLGLRDRVVISSMAGHSVIVKRVFFKSRPRKELEQSIYKEARQYIPFDLNDVYLDYQVMGPGGKEDTLEVMLVASKKKMVQDLIKIMDHGGLSLGIVDVDAFALSNCFEFNYPELVSEPAYLLDIGGLQSIFTIFWKNQPVFFREMSFGGRQLTDVISNQLEISRSEAEKIKLEGPASADQSEITALSKEIAATLSSWTQEIRRLIGFYQTSAPEAGQADRIFLSGGGSLLKGIKEFFQEELGMETHHLDPWKNIRVSANDFDPRYLDSVKPQFVVATGLALRGII
- a CDS encoding universal stress protein — its product is MTQIKNIMCAVDFSEMSAKVASYAQLIAKSLDASVKVVYVAPSLSQYVGFHVPPTSIENFVGEIVTGAEKTMDTFIQENFSEINVTGQVLSGYAAEEILNYADTENIDMIIMGTHGRKGIDRVLFGSVAEKIVKSATMPVMTIRPS
- a CDS encoding FmdB family zinc ribbon protein, which encodes MPIFEYYCVKCKELFEELVFNPENEDIVCPVCREREHVKRCVSATTRTRGSGRVDSNFSPGPGCGPGAFS
- the fusA gene encoding elongation factor G, producing MKSSGLAADYLRKIRNIGIIAHIDAGKTTLTERILYYTRKIHRMGEVHEGTATMDFMPEEQERGITIASACTSCLWQDKTVNIIDTPGHVDFTIEVDRALRVLDGVVAVFCAVGGVEPQSETVWRQSAKYHIPKIAFINKMDRPGADFREVLQAMRSRLGAFPLPVHVPLGQGEDFQGILDVVSGSKLVFDQDSSGRDIVVSRPDKAEAPLLDEWRNSLLESLSEIDDQIMEDYLENREIPPEKIRAALRRATLDLKGVPVLSGSALKNIGIQPVMDAVCHYLPSPEDVPQASGVHPQTKDRVSFAPAVKAPLSALVFKVSLETGRKLCFLRLYSGRLEAGQTVFNSTQTLSERLARIFTLHANHKEKVDQAVAGQIVAVAGLKNARTGDTLCLEKDPVLLEKISDYTPVISLALEPKNSQEEEKLIFAVEKLLQEDPTLFFERHKDTDQIILSGMGELHLDVVLQRIKREYGVEFRSGNPQVVYQESITTRARTEAEYARELGEEFHYGFVDLEVEPAPRGQGNRIIMEIDFDQWSQAWTGAVQEGIEDGLQAGELKGYPVTDIVVRVKKMAARDGADSVGFRLASFQALKQALAQAGPVLLEPIMLVEISTPSDFVGECVSLLGSKGSQIENMFDHHGQKIIKSLTPLSHMFGFSTELRSATQGRAGLTMKFDRFDAVGK
- a CDS encoding methyl-accepting chemotaxis protein, giving the protein MRVSIFWKLMGMVAVTVLLLSTAVFFTTNHFVSKGFDQESVKTITNFQGAVAHQLKDLEDFYLKTAYLLAQDIDVASAVDSGATGFLREYAREIMEMTGVEFVTISNTEGVVVARGHSDRSGDSVLGQYNVRQALEDNPVVGIESGTVVRFSLRAGYPVKLFDRIVGVVTLGMDLGSNAFVDSVRERLGVETTIFEGDTRLATTIMSNGQRATGTRMDNPLVIETVLRGSQVFLDRNLILGRMYDTAYWPIKDIQGQTAGMYFIGIDRETIEEAQWATLSSILWMSLLIGAVMLLAGFFFAKSIARPLVRATGFAMDISQGNLGHSLDIRNRDEIGDLAGAMNKVRDSIQGIIRDVGKLSDNVRHGKITYAIAADSYSGAYKDLVEDINGSSESIVNYLDNLPTPAMIVDTNCTILWMNKKALESAESDPVNQNCRTVYSMEGCGTESCATKRCMATNKYEYDESELTVGDKTCYLAYHSVPIQDAQGETVGAFEAQVDLTDIKNAQKKMVEVAQSANEVSDRLSSAAEELSAQVEQSSRGAEEQKERAGETATAMEEMNATVLEVAKNASSAAQDSDQARDKAHKGSEVVTRAVSAINQVHEQAGKMKEDLDSLGRQAEEIGRIMNVIDDIADQTNLLALNAAIEAARAGEAGRGFAVVADEVRKLAEKTMNATKEVGQSITSIQEGTKSNIQGMDRAAQLVEEATALANESGDVLKEIVGLVEAAADQVRSIATATEEQSAASEEVNRSIEDINRISAETSDVMNQSAQAISELAKLANELQGLIERLRQV
- a CDS encoding intermembrane phospholipid transport protein YdbH family protein; amino-acid sequence: MNKDDSDKTGIKARPGRLFRAARLTLLLGLAGLVLLLLAGPAALEQVLTRQLRQAGLEDPGLKVLAVNHKGLHLGRVSFTQPRLDIDHVSVSYSLGSLVRGRVDEIFISGFNLHLGLTGNGLDPGFPEQGPSSGSGLVLPFSRAQINSSFLTLTFQGRKLAIPFSARADVQEKELKFRADPKLPGVPVIIFGQSNLENLATEVGVRAFSSTTAPLSGNISDETSIPVSSLLEAGLSLDWELDSQGKGRGRVEIKARSSGFKAGLADTRLELDQGYFSVGAYLDEALFFEELQAELNLSRLSFNEFFLEDVSLSLNDVGAALVLSMEAARPVQGVFRLQVAQPTVNDFFFKGHDYQAEFGWSAWAESPWEALRGFMPMELLAEKPLTLQGKGSGRAHVTGQDWFVEVGVHESELGPIDVAAPDFFLGLDQFFLAWSGNLLAGPDEVKIRTDPKTRLKIQNILYESPQTRLSLQGLEFRPDFELNLAGNGDLKISGSGKSTGRFEARLNEARITGEAFKAEADLQFASQQNMKGLVRLMTDLSLVDIPESSLRIRDISLDIPAGFGLDTPGPGSFSTGSLIWQDLTWSGLKGQAAVQDNLVRINGSWPFLKNAELDFTSELDIDSGQAVSGRLAARTGWFELPEKDFLVRISPAFESFDVQGSMMAGLDLTLKGAALDPDLKVEFRDLNLIYPDMDLELTGIKGRIGLDSFSPLTSPGNQRIDVAKLKIGKIELVNGFATFRLDSADRLFLERTRWNFPEGGFVAAHASRFDLGDMSADFEFFFEDIDLLQLVSRLSQEKIVGSGLVYGRVPVIFEGGRVILEDGYLYSVPGTGRLGIRDEEWLEVLLLYVREAMRGHPYLSTVSQRLEQALRDFEYNFLAVNLTRGMLDTSARIELRGRGVEGDPPQEVGGLVINVNDLGEIINRVLHFQISKEESIERALEGLFDF